One Paraburkholderia aromaticivorans genomic region harbors:
- a CDS encoding oxidoreductase encodes MSASLKIGLMGYGFAGATFHAPMIEHCGRASVAAIATSQPERALADYPHTKVVADLDALLALDELDCIVIATPNDTHFDLARRTLEAGKHVVVDKPVTLNAADAHTLANIALARSKLFMPFHNRRWDGDFLTVRDLLASGELGRITQYESHFDRFRPEVRQRWREEASRGGGLLLDLGPHLIDQALALFGTPQTVSATVRTHRDDAGAPDYVHIQLGYVDFEVVLHASALTALVAPRFALHGTRGSYMKCGLDTQEDQLKAGLRPGDDGFGAGNAAGVLRVLEGDQEVERELPTRNGDYTGFYVAVADAIQNGVKFPVSAQDAVDVMTVIELAGRSSDEGVRLPFERIR; translated from the coding sequence ATGTCCGCATCGCTGAAGATTGGATTGATGGGCTACGGTTTCGCCGGCGCGACCTTTCATGCGCCGATGATCGAGCACTGCGGCCGCGCGAGCGTCGCGGCCATTGCCACGAGCCAGCCCGAGCGCGCGCTCGCCGACTATCCGCATACGAAGGTGGTGGCCGACCTCGACGCGCTGCTTGCACTCGATGAACTCGACTGCATCGTGATCGCCACGCCGAACGACACGCACTTCGACCTGGCGCGCCGCACGCTGGAAGCGGGCAAGCACGTGGTGGTCGACAAACCGGTCACGCTGAACGCCGCCGACGCTCACACGCTGGCCAACATCGCGCTCGCCCGAAGCAAGCTCTTCATGCCGTTTCACAACCGTCGCTGGGACGGCGATTTTCTGACCGTGCGCGATCTGCTCGCGAGCGGCGAATTGGGACGGATCACGCAATACGAATCGCACTTCGACCGTTTCCGGCCGGAGGTGCGGCAGCGTTGGCGCGAAGAAGCGTCGCGAGGCGGCGGCTTGCTGCTGGACCTCGGACCGCATCTGATCGACCAGGCGCTGGCGCTGTTCGGCACACCGCAAACCGTGTCGGCAACGGTGCGCACGCATCGCGACGACGCCGGCGCGCCCGACTACGTGCACATCCAGCTCGGCTACGTTGATTTTGAAGTGGTGCTGCACGCCAGCGCGTTGACGGCGCTGGTGGCACCGCGCTTCGCCCTCCACGGCACGCGCGGCAGTTATATGAAGTGCGGCCTCGACACGCAGGAAGATCAGTTGAAGGCGGGCCTGCGTCCGGGCGACGACGGCTTCGGCGCGGGCAATGCCGCAGGTGTGCTGCGCGTGCTGGAAGGCGATCAGGAAGTCGAGCGCGAGTTGCCGACGCGCAATGGCGACTACACCGGGTTCTATGTCGCGGTGGCCGACGCGATCCAGAACGGCGTGAAATTCCCGGTGAGCGCACAGGACGCCGTCGACGTAATGACGGTTATCGAGCTTGCCGGCCGAAGCTCGGACGAAGGCGTCCGGCTGCCGTTCGAGCGGATTCGCTGA
- a CDS encoding alginate lyase family protein gives MARKVRLMQSRTEATRAPKWRQACTLLLAGAAVLLPLGQAQAAMNFCAAPALQTSERTNADPGVKALVSNVQAHLNDQPHAVAKLHTEGTLPHEGIYDQSVEAEKDLDLLRDAALAWRATSDDRYLKLVDRLLFAWVTTYQPSFNPIDETRFEGLILAYDMTASALPVKTRNASMAFLTKLANGYIGQIDAQPRPLKGTFRNNWQSHRIKLIAMAAFTLDNRKMINAAQRLFVEHIGDNIEPDGSTIDFSERDALHYVTYDLQPLVTAALSARRHNRNWLPERGADGASLEAALNWLAPYAAGSKTHEEFVHSSVPFDARRREAGLPGYSGQWDPKNATELFHLAARLDGRYTPIALQLAPTPPAWLAVCLPLPAR, from the coding sequence ATGGCGCGAAAGGTGCGATTGATGCAAAGCCGGACCGAAGCAACGCGAGCGCCGAAGTGGCGGCAAGCCTGCACGCTGCTGTTGGCTGGCGCAGCCGTGCTGCTGCCGCTGGGGCAAGCGCAGGCCGCGATGAATTTTTGTGCGGCGCCCGCGCTGCAAACCAGCGAACGCACGAACGCCGATCCCGGCGTAAAAGCGCTGGTGAGCAATGTGCAAGCCCATCTGAACGACCAGCCGCATGCGGTCGCGAAATTGCATACCGAAGGCACGCTGCCGCACGAAGGCATTTACGACCAGAGCGTGGAAGCGGAGAAAGATCTCGATCTATTACGCGACGCCGCGCTCGCCTGGCGCGCCACCAGCGACGACCGCTATCTCAAGCTTGTCGATCGCTTGCTGTTCGCCTGGGTCACGACCTATCAACCGAGCTTCAATCCCATCGACGAAACCCGTTTCGAGGGACTGATTCTCGCGTACGACATGACGGCGAGCGCGTTGCCGGTGAAAACGCGCAATGCGTCGATGGCGTTCCTGACGAAACTCGCGAACGGCTACATCGGGCAAATCGACGCGCAGCCGCGCCCGCTCAAAGGGACGTTCAGGAACAACTGGCAGAGCCATCGGATCAAACTGATTGCCATGGCCGCGTTCACGCTCGACAACCGCAAGATGATCAATGCGGCCCAGCGTCTGTTCGTCGAACATATCGGCGACAACATCGAGCCGGATGGTTCGACGATCGATTTCAGCGAACGCGACGCCTTGCATTACGTCACCTACGACTTGCAGCCGCTCGTGACAGCCGCGCTCTCTGCGCGTCGCCATAACCGCAACTGGCTGCCCGAGAGGGGTGCGGACGGCGCGTCGCTGGAAGCCGCGCTCAACTGGCTGGCGCCGTATGCGGCCGGCAGCAAGACGCATGAAGAATTCGTGCATTCGAGCGTTCCGTTCGATGCAAGACGTCGCGAGGCCGGCTTGCCCGGCTATTCGGGTCAGTGGGACCCGAAGAACGCGACGGAACTGTTTCACCTGGCGGCGCGCCTCGACGGGCGCTATACGCCGATCGCGCTACAGCTCGCACCGACGCCGCCCGCGTGGCTCGCCGTGTGTTTGCCGCTGCCGGCACGGTAA
- the gcvT gene encoding glycine cleavage system aminomethyltransferase GcvT has product MTELKHTPLNATHRALNARMVDFGGWDMPVNYGSQIDEHRAVRTDAGMFDVSHMCVVDFTGERVRAFFEYALANNVGKLQTPGRALYSCLLNPNGGVIDDLIVYYFGEEHFRVVVNAGTADKDIAWFGQLNAEGGFGLTITPRRDYAIVAVQGPNARDKVWQTVPAARAATEALKPFNAARIDDTPFGELTVARTGYTGEDGFEIIVPADHVDALWNALQAQGVRPAGLGARDTLRLEAGMNLYGQDMDDNVSPLDAGLAWTVDLTSPRDFVGKGKLEADGSQAAFVGLILLKENGKAAGVLRAHQKVVTPQGDGEITSGTFSPTMQESIAFARVPKGVQPGDTVHVQIRDKNVPASVVKLPFVRNGKVLAV; this is encoded by the coding sequence ATGACCGAACTCAAACACACCCCGCTCAACGCCACCCATCGTGCGCTCAATGCCCGCATGGTCGATTTCGGCGGCTGGGACATGCCTGTCAATTACGGCTCGCAGATCGACGAACACCGCGCCGTGCGCACCGACGCCGGCATGTTCGACGTCTCGCATATGTGCGTCGTCGATTTCACCGGCGAGCGCGTGCGCGCTTTCTTCGAATATGCGCTGGCGAACAACGTCGGCAAACTGCAAACGCCGGGCCGTGCGCTGTACTCCTGTCTGCTGAATCCGAACGGCGGTGTGATCGACGATCTGATTGTCTATTACTTCGGTGAAGAACACTTCCGCGTGGTCGTCAACGCCGGCACCGCCGATAAAGACATCGCCTGGTTCGGCCAGCTCAACGCCGAAGGCGGCTTCGGCCTGACCATCACGCCGCGCCGCGATTACGCGATCGTCGCGGTGCAAGGTCCGAACGCGCGCGACAAAGTCTGGCAAACCGTGCCGGCCGCGCGCGCCGCCACGGAAGCGCTGAAGCCCTTCAACGCCGCCCGCATCGACGATACGCCGTTCGGCGAATTGACCGTCGCCCGCACCGGCTACACCGGCGAAGACGGCTTCGAAATCATCGTGCCGGCGGATCACGTCGACGCGCTGTGGAACGCGCTGCAAGCGCAAGGCGTGCGCCCGGCCGGTCTCGGCGCGCGCGACACGCTGCGCCTCGAAGCCGGCATGAACCTGTACGGCCAGGATATGGACGACAACGTCTCGCCGCTCGACGCCGGCCTCGCCTGGACCGTCGACCTCACCTCGCCGCGCGACTTCGTCGGCAAGGGCAAGCTGGAAGCGGACGGTTCGCAAGCTGCGTTCGTCGGCCTGATCCTGCTGAAGGAAAACGGCAAGGCAGCAGGCGTGCTGCGTGCTCACCAGAAAGTCGTCACGCCGCAAGGCGACGGCGAAATCACCAGCGGTACGTTTTCCCCGACCATGCAGGAATCGATCGCCTTCGCGCGCGTGCCGAAAGGCGTGCAGCCGGGCGACACTGTGCACGTTCAGATTCGTGACAAAAACGTACCTGCAAGCGTGGTAAAACTGCCGTTCGTGCGCAACGGCAAAGTGCTCGCGGTTTAA
- a CDS encoding L-serine ammonia-lyase: MAVSVFDLFKIGIGPSSSHTVGPMRAALMFAQGLERDGLLAATASVKVDLYGSLGATGKGHGTDRGVMLGLMGDAPDTVDPDTIVERLETVRVSRKLALLGMHEVPFVQKDHISFYRQALPEHPNGLKLRAFDAQGETLRESTYLSVGGGFVVTAGAPNTKVLAAVDQLPYSFRSGNELLALCESTGKSIAQLMWENERVWHTEEETRAGLLKIWDVMQSCVSRGCGINNPDADGNLPGPFQVKRRAPQLYRALSGNPELALRDPLSMIDWINLYAIAVNEENAAGARVVTAPTNGAAGIIPAVLHYYTRFMPGSNQQGVMDFLMTAAAIGILYKLNASISGAEVGCQGEVGVACSMAAGALAAVMGGTPRQVENAAEIGMEHNLGLTCDPVGGMVQIPCIERNAMASVKAVNAARMALRGDGSHYVSLDSVIKTMRETGADMKTKYKETSRGGLAVNIVEC; the protein is encoded by the coding sequence ATGGCAGTCAGCGTGTTCGACCTCTTCAAAATCGGCATTGGTCCGTCCAGTTCGCACACGGTCGGGCCGATGCGCGCGGCGCTGATGTTCGCTCAAGGGCTCGAACGTGACGGGCTGCTCGCTGCGACCGCATCGGTGAAAGTGGATCTGTATGGCTCGCTCGGCGCGACGGGCAAAGGGCACGGCACCGATCGCGGCGTCATGCTCGGCCTGATGGGCGACGCGCCCGACACCGTGGACCCGGACACGATCGTTGAGCGGCTCGAAACCGTGCGCGTGTCCCGCAAGCTGGCGCTGCTCGGCATGCACGAGGTGCCGTTCGTGCAGAAAGATCACATTTCGTTTTATCGTCAGGCGCTGCCCGAGCATCCGAACGGCCTGAAGTTGCGTGCGTTCGACGCGCAAGGCGAGACGTTGCGCGAGTCGACTTATCTGTCGGTGGGCGGCGGTTTCGTGGTGACCGCCGGCGCGCCGAACACGAAAGTGTTGGCCGCCGTCGATCAACTGCCGTACTCGTTTCGCAGCGGCAACGAGTTGCTCGCGCTGTGCGAATCGACCGGTAAGAGCATCGCCCAGTTGATGTGGGAAAACGAGCGCGTCTGGCACACGGAAGAGGAGACGCGCGCGGGCTTGCTGAAGATCTGGGACGTGATGCAATCGTGCGTATCGCGGGGTTGCGGCATCAACAATCCGGATGCCGACGGTAACTTGCCCGGTCCGTTCCAGGTGAAGCGTCGCGCGCCGCAGCTGTATCGCGCGCTGTCGGGCAATCCTGAGCTGGCGTTGCGCGATCCGCTGTCGATGATCGACTGGATCAATCTCTACGCGATCGCCGTCAACGAAGAAAACGCCGCCGGCGCACGCGTGGTGACGGCGCCGACCAACGGCGCAGCCGGCATCATCCCGGCCGTGCTGCATTACTACACGCGCTTCATGCCGGGCTCGAATCAGCAAGGCGTGATGGACTTCCTGATGACCGCCGCGGCGATCGGCATTCTGTACAAACTGAACGCGTCGATTTCGGGCGCCGAAGTGGGCTGTCAGGGCGAAGTGGGCGTCGCCTGTTCGATGGCGGCGGGCGCGCTCGCCGCAGTCATGGGCGGCACGCCGCGGCAGGTCGAGAACGCCGCGGAAATCGGCATGGAGCACAACCTCGGGCTGACGTGCGATCCGGTCGGCGGCATGGTGCAGATTCCGTGTATCGAACGCAATGCGATGGCATCGGTGAAGGCGGTCAATGCGGCGCGCATGGCGTTGCGCGGCGACGGCAGCCACTATGTGTCGCTCGATTCGGTGATCAAGACCATGCGTGAAACCGGCGCGGATATGAAGACCAAGTACAAGGAAACGTCGCGCGGCGGGTTGGCGGTGAATATCGTCGAGTGTTGA
- a CDS encoding UvrD-helicase domain-containing protein gives MSAGLNPAQNEAVRYLDGPCLVLAGAGSGKTRVITQKIAHLIEAKGFEPRHIAAVTFTNKAALEMRERVGKLLEGKTLTTPGKEGRKVPVNQLTVCTFHSLGVQILRQEAEHVGLKPQFSIMDSDDCFGMIQEQVGSTDKGFIRKIQSIISLWKNGMIMPEQAIAIAANEDEHQAAIVYRNYVATLHAYQAVDFDDLIRLPAELFEKNEQVRDRWQNKLRYLLIDEYQDTNACQYELVKLLAGKRAAFTAVGDDDQAIYGWRGATLENLGQLSKDFPKLHLIKLEQNYRSTVRILTAANNVIANNPKLFEKKLWSEHGMGDTITVTPCNDEEHEAESVVFRLSAHKFERRANFRDYAILYRGNFQARIFEQVLRRERIPYVLSGGQSFFDKAEIKDICAYLRLIANANDDPAFIRAITTPRRGVGNTTLEALGSFAGQAKVSLFEAVYMGGIEARLSPRQIEPMRVFCDFMQRLTDRAEKDAAGTLLDELMDAIHYEAYLYDAFDERQAQSKWQNVLEFMEWLKRKGTKAEPAGAANDEATGYDTADGLGDTGKSLLGLIQTVALMSMLEGREEDPDAVRLSTVHASKGLEYPHVFLVGVEEGIMPHRGGPDDEPIDDARIEEERRLMYVAITRAQRSLHLNWCKKRKRARETVVCEPSRFIPEMLLDDAPPPTPEEAPMSPKDRLASLKALLQKP, from the coding sequence ATGTCCGCAGGCCTGAACCCCGCTCAAAATGAAGCGGTCCGTTATCTTGACGGTCCGTGTCTCGTGCTCGCCGGCGCAGGTAGCGGCAAGACGCGCGTGATCACGCAGAAGATCGCGCACCTGATCGAAGCCAAAGGCTTCGAGCCGCGCCACATCGCTGCCGTCACGTTCACGAACAAGGCCGCGCTGGAAATGCGCGAGCGCGTGGGCAAGCTGCTCGAAGGCAAGACGCTGACCACGCCCGGCAAGGAAGGCCGCAAAGTGCCCGTCAACCAGTTGACGGTCTGCACCTTCCACTCGCTCGGCGTGCAGATTCTGCGGCAGGAAGCGGAACATGTCGGTTTGAAGCCGCAGTTCTCGATCATGGATTCCGACGACTGCTTCGGCATGATCCAGGAGCAGGTCGGCTCGACGGACAAGGGCTTCATCCGCAAGATTCAGTCGATCATCTCGCTGTGGAAGAACGGCATGATCATGCCCGAGCAAGCGATCGCGATCGCCGCGAACGAGGATGAACATCAGGCCGCGATCGTCTACCGCAATTACGTGGCGACGCTGCACGCGTATCAGGCAGTCGATTTCGACGACCTGATCCGTCTGCCCGCCGAACTCTTCGAGAAGAACGAGCAGGTGCGCGACCGCTGGCAGAACAAGCTGCGTTATCTGCTGATCGACGAGTATCAGGACACCAACGCCTGTCAGTACGAACTGGTGAAGTTGCTGGCCGGCAAGCGCGCGGCATTCACGGCGGTCGGCGACGACGATCAGGCGATCTACGGCTGGCGCGGCGCGACGCTCGAAAATCTCGGCCAACTTAGCAAGGATTTTCCGAAGCTGCACCTGATCAAGCTGGAGCAGAACTACCGCTCGACCGTGCGCATTCTGACTGCCGCGAACAACGTGATCGCGAACAATCCGAAGCTGTTCGAAAAGAAGCTGTGGTCCGAACACGGCATGGGCGACACGATCACCGTCACGCCGTGCAACGACGAAGAGCACGAGGCCGAGTCCGTGGTGTTTCGCCTGTCGGCGCACAAGTTCGAGCGGCGCGCGAATTTCCGCGACTACGCGATTCTGTATCGCGGCAATTTCCAGGCGCGCATCTTCGAACAGGTGTTGCGGCGTGAACGCATTCCGTACGTGTTGTCGGGTGGCCAATCGTTCTTCGACAAAGCCGAGATCAAGGACATCTGCGCTTATCTGCGTCTGATCGCCAACGCGAACGACGACCCCGCGTTCATTCGCGCGATCACCACGCCTCGCCGCGGCGTCGGCAATACGACGCTCGAGGCGCTCGGCTCGTTCGCGGGCCAGGCCAAGGTGTCGTTGTTCGAGGCGGTGTACATGGGCGGCATCGAGGCGCGTCTGTCGCCGCGGCAGATCGAACCCATGCGCGTGTTCTGCGACTTCATGCAGCGCCTCACCGATCGCGCCGAGAAAGATGCCGCCGGCACGCTGCTCGACGAACTGATGGACGCGATCCACTACGAGGCGTATCTGTACGACGCGTTCGACGAGCGTCAGGCGCAGTCCAAGTGGCAAAACGTGCTGGAGTTCATGGAATGGCTCAAACGTAAAGGCACCAAGGCTGAGCCCGCGGGCGCGGCGAACGACGAAGCCACCGGCTACGACACCGCCGACGGTCTCGGCGACACCGGCAAGAGTCTGCTCGGCCTGATCCAGACCGTGGCGCTGATGTCGATGCTCGAAGGCCGCGAGGAAGATCCCGACGCGGTGCGGCTTTCGACGGTGCATGCGTCGAAGGGTCTGGAGTATCCGCACGTGTTTCTGGTGGGCGTCGAGGAAGGCATCATGCCGCATCGCGGCGGTCCAGACGACGAGCCGATCGACGATGCGCGCATCGAGGAAGAGCGTCGCCTGATGTACGTGGCGATTACGCGTGCGCAGCGCAGTCTGCATCTGAACTGGTGCAAGAAGCGCAAGCGCGCGAGAGAGACGGTGGTGTGCGAGCCGTCGCGCTTCATCCCCGAAATGCTGCTCGACGACGCGCCGCCGCCGACGCCCGAAGAAGCGCCGATGTCGCCGAAAGACCGGCTCGCGAGTTTGAAGGCGCTGTTGCAGAAGCCTTGA
- the gcvH gene encoding glycine cleavage system protein GcvH, whose amino-acid sequence MSIPADLKYTESHEWVRTEADGTLTVGITDHAQEALGDIVFFEVQELGKTVTAGDTVAVIESVKAASDIYAPVSGEIIEANTAVADTPDSVNTTPYESWLFKIKPAADATQDRLIDADAYTKSIGA is encoded by the coding sequence ATGAGCATCCCGGCCGATCTGAAATACACCGAATCGCACGAATGGGTCCGCACCGAGGCGGACGGCACGCTGACGGTCGGCATTACCGACCACGCGCAGGAAGCGCTCGGCGATATCGTCTTCTTCGAAGTCCAGGAACTGGGCAAGACCGTCACGGCAGGCGACACCGTTGCCGTCATCGAATCGGTGAAAGCCGCTTCCGATATCTACGCACCGGTCTCGGGCGAAATCATCGAAGCGAACACCGCCGTGGCCGATACGCCTGATTCGGTCAACACCACGCCGTACGAAAGCTGGCTCTTCAAGATCAAGCCGGCCGCGGACGCCACGCAGGACCGTCTGATCGACGCCGACGCGTACACCAAGTCAATCGGCGCCTGA
- the gcvP gene encoding aminomethyl-transferring glycine dehydrogenase translates to MKLEHPDRLMTRTPLSLAALEVHDAFAERHIGPDAADQHAMLEALGFASRAALIDAVIPKTIRRTETLPLGPFAQPKSEAEALAALRELADKNQVFRSYIGQGYYNAHTPTVILRNVLENPAWYTAYTPYQPEISQGRLEALLNFQQMIVDLTGLAISNASLLDEATAAAEAMTLLQRIGKPKSNVFYVADDVLPQTIEVVKTRATPVGIEVKVGPAAEAANANAFGVLLQYPGVNGDVRDYRALTEAIHAAGGHVVVAADLLALTVLTPPGEWGADVAVGNTQRFGVPVGFGGPHAAYLAVRDEFKRQMPGRLVGVTVDAQGNPALRLALQTREQHIRREKATSNVCTAQALLAIMASMYAVYHGPHGLKTIALRVNRIAALLAEGAKQLGYTLTNETFFDTLTIESGARTQALHDAAQAKRINLRRVSDTQVGLSIDESTTRRDLADLLEVFAQAAGAKDVPQVDTLDEKLAASNTASVPAALERTSAYLTHHVFNRHHSETEMLRYLRSLSDKDLALDRSMIPLGSCTMKLNATSEMLPVTWPEFGQIHPFAPAEQTVGYREMIDQLEEMLVAATGYAAVSLQPNAGSQGEYAGLLIIHAYHASRGEAHRNVCLIPASAHGTNPASAQMAGMQVVVVACDAQGNVDIEDLKKKADQHADKLAAIMITYPSTHGVFEQNVREICEIVHAHGGQVYVDGANMNAMVGLTAPGQFGGDVSHLNLHKTFCIPHGGGGPGVGPVAVGAHLAQFLPNQISSGYERAPNGIGAVSGAPYGSASILPISWMYIAMMGAKNLTAATETAILNANYVAKKLAPHYPVLYSGPGGLVAHECILDLRPIKETSGITVDDVAKRLADYGFHAPTMSFPVPGTLMVEPTESESKEELDRFIEAMIAIREEIRAVEEGRSDREDNPLKHAPHTAAVVIANDWKHAYARETAAYPLPTLIAKKYWPPVGRADNVYGDRNLFCSCVPIADYE, encoded by the coding sequence ATGAAGCTCGAACACCCGGATCGTCTGATGACCCGCACTCCTCTCTCGCTCGCCGCGCTCGAAGTGCATGACGCCTTCGCCGAACGGCATATCGGCCCGGACGCGGCCGACCAGCACGCGATGCTCGAAGCCCTCGGCTTCGCGTCGCGCGCCGCGCTGATCGACGCCGTTATTCCGAAGACGATCCGCCGCACCGAAACGCTGCCGCTCGGCCCTTTCGCGCAACCGAAAAGCGAAGCCGAGGCGCTCGCCGCGCTGCGCGAACTCGCGGACAAGAACCAGGTGTTCCGCTCGTACATCGGGCAGGGCTATTACAACGCGCACACGCCGACGGTAATCCTGCGTAACGTGCTGGAAAATCCGGCGTGGTACACCGCGTACACGCCGTACCAGCCGGAAATCTCGCAAGGCCGTCTGGAAGCGCTGCTGAACTTCCAGCAGATGATCGTCGACCTGACGGGTCTGGCAATCTCGAATGCGTCGCTGCTCGACGAAGCCACGGCTGCGGCCGAAGCGATGACGCTGCTGCAACGCATCGGCAAGCCGAAGTCGAACGTGTTTTACGTCGCCGACGACGTGCTGCCGCAAACCATCGAAGTAGTAAAGACGCGCGCCACGCCGGTCGGCATCGAAGTGAAAGTGGGCCCGGCTGCTGAAGCGGCAAACGCGAATGCGTTCGGCGTGCTGCTGCAATACCCGGGCGTGAACGGCGACGTGCGCGACTATCGCGCGCTCACCGAAGCGATCCATGCAGCGGGCGGCCACGTGGTGGTCGCCGCCGACCTGCTCGCGCTGACCGTGCTCACGCCGCCGGGCGAATGGGGCGCGGACGTGGCCGTCGGCAATACGCAGCGCTTTGGCGTGCCTGTCGGCTTCGGCGGCCCGCATGCGGCTTATCTGGCCGTGCGCGACGAATTCAAGCGTCAGATGCCGGGCCGCCTCGTCGGCGTGACCGTCGACGCGCAAGGCAATCCCGCGCTGCGTCTCGCGCTGCAAACGCGCGAACAACATATTCGCCGCGAGAAGGCGACCTCGAACGTGTGTACCGCGCAAGCGCTGCTCGCGATCATGGCCAGCATGTACGCCGTCTATCACGGCCCGCACGGTCTGAAAACCATCGCGCTGCGCGTGAACCGCATCGCCGCGTTGCTGGCGGAAGGCGCGAAACAGCTCGGCTACACGCTCACCAACGAAACGTTCTTCGACACGCTCACGATCGAATCCGGCGCGCGCACGCAAGCGCTGCACGACGCGGCTCAAGCAAAGCGCATCAACCTGCGCCGCGTGAGCGACACGCAAGTCGGCCTGTCGATCGACGAATCCACCACGCGCCGCGATCTGGCCGATCTGCTCGAAGTGTTTGCGCAAGCCGCGGGCGCGAAAGACGTGCCGCAAGTCGACACGCTCGACGAAAAGCTCGCCGCGTCGAACACCGCATCGGTGCCGGCCGCGCTCGAACGCACCAGCGCGTACCTCACGCATCACGTGTTCAACCGTCATCATTCGGAAACGGAAATGCTGCGCTATCTGCGCAGCCTGTCGGACAAGGACCTCGCGCTCGACCGTTCGATGATCCCGCTCGGCTCGTGCACGATGAAGCTGAACGCGACCTCGGAAATGCTGCCCGTCACGTGGCCTGAATTCGGCCAGATCCATCCGTTTGCACCGGCCGAGCAAACCGTCGGTTACCGCGAAATGATCGATCAGCTCGAAGAGATGCTGGTCGCCGCCACCGGCTACGCGGCCGTGTCGCTGCAACCGAATGCCGGCTCGCAAGGCGAATACGCCGGCCTGTTGATCATCCACGCGTATCACGCGTCGCGCGGCGAAGCGCATCGCAATGTCTGCCTGATTCCCGCTTCGGCGCACGGCACGAATCCGGCGTCGGCGCAGATGGCCGGTATGCAGGTCGTCGTGGTGGCGTGCGACGCGCAAGGCAACGTCGATATCGAAGACCTGAAGAAGAAAGCCGATCAGCACGCCGACAAACTCGCGGCGATCATGATCACGTATCCGTCCACGCATGGCGTGTTCGAGCAGAACGTCCGCGAAATCTGCGAGATCGTGCATGCGCACGGCGGCCAGGTGTACGTGGACGGCGCGAACATGAACGCGATGGTCGGCCTGACCGCGCCGGGCCAGTTCGGCGGCGACGTGTCGCACCTGAATCTGCACAAAACCTTCTGCATTCCGCACGGCGGCGGCGGACCGGGCGTCGGTCCGGTTGCGGTCGGCGCGCATCTTGCGCAATTCCTGCCGAACCAGATTTCGTCGGGCTATGAACGCGCGCCAAACGGCATCGGCGCGGTGTCGGGCGCACCGTACGGCTCGGCGTCGATCCTCCCGATCTCGTGGATGTATATCGCGATGATGGGCGCGAAGAACCTCACCGCCGCCACCGAAACCGCGATCCTCAACGCGAACTACGTCGCGAAGAAACTCGCGCCGCATTATCCGGTGCTGTATTCGGGCCCGGGCGGACTGGTCGCGCACGAGTGCATTCTCGACCTGCGTCCGATCAAGGAAACCAGCGGCATCACCGTCGACGACGTCGCCAAGCGTCTCGCCGACTACGGCTTCCACGCGCCGACCATGAGCTTCCCGGTGCCAGGCACGCTGATGGTCGAGCCGACCGAATCGGAATCGAAGGAAGAGCTCGACCGTTTCATCGAAGCGATGATCGCGATCCGCGAGGAAATCCGCGCCGTCGAAGAAGGCCGCTCGGACCGCGAGGACAATCCGCTGAAGCACGCGCCGCACACGGCGGCGGTGGTCATCGCGAATGACTGGAAGCACGCGTATGCGCGCGAAACGGCGGCCTATCCGCTGCCCACGCTGATCGCGAAGAAGTACTGGCCGCCGGTCGGCCGCGCGGACAACGTGTACGGCGACCGCAATCTGTTCTGCTCCTGCGTGCCGATCGCCGACTACGAGTAA